One stretch of Coriobacteriia bacterium DNA includes these proteins:
- a CDS encoding vitamin B12 dependent methionine synthase encodes MDIPDDTLSALRVMRFGPETLSCHVDEFRALKYLGQRGKELTDELATRFEGAVARCERVARPRGIARSFAIDRERPDGIALAGSSLVLTGRNIARHLDGCTLACLLAVTLGMESERTIARLQATNPLDALLFDVCASSMAEEAAQAASRRIAELADEIDLVPTKRFSPGFGDLPLELQDALIQTIDAGKLLGIHTASSHLMTPMKSVTAIVGLKPDPHT; translated from the coding sequence ATGGACATTCCCGACGACACGCTCAGCGCCCTGCGCGTCATGCGTTTCGGTCCCGAGACACTCTCCTGCCACGTTGACGAGTTCCGCGCCCTCAAGTACCTCGGGCAACGCGGCAAAGAGCTCACCGACGAACTCGCAACTCGCTTCGAAGGCGCTGTCGCGCGCTGCGAACGCGTCGCCCGGCCACGTGGCATCGCACGTAGCTTCGCGATTGACCGAGAACGCCCCGATGGCATCGCACTCGCGGGCAGCTCCCTCGTCCTGACCGGACGCAACATCGCCCGCCACCTCGATGGCTGCACCCTTGCCTGCCTGCTCGCGGTGACCCTCGGCATGGAGAGCGAGCGCACGATTGCACGCCTGCAGGCCACGAACCCACTTGACGCGCTGCTCTTCGATGTGTGTGCCTCGTCAATGGCCGAGGAAGCCGCCCAGGCCGCGTCTCGGCGCATCGCCGAACTCGCCGATGAAATCGATCTCGTGCCCACGAAACGCTTTAGCCCCGGCTTTGGTGACCTGCCGCTCGAGCTGCAAGACGCCCTCATCCAGACGATCGATGCCGGCAAGCTACTCGGCATCCATACCGCAAGCTCGCACCTCATGACGCCGATGAAGAGCGTCACTGCGATAGTCGGCTTGAAGCCAGATCCTCATACGTAA
- a CDS encoding orotate phosphoribosyltransferase: MEAYKQEFIDFMVDSDVLKFGEFTLKSGRKSPFFMNAGAYVTGNQLHKLGLYYAQAIHDAFGLDFDIVFGPAYKGIPLSVVTCIALQELYDKEARYCSNRKEAKDHGDAGILLGAELHDGDRVVMVEDVTTSGKSIDETYPLLKSIADVEVVGLMVSLNRQEVGPSGTICAIDEVSEKYGFPTAAIVTMGEVIGYLHNQERGGRVVIDDGVKAALDAYYEQYGAR, from the coding sequence ATGGAAGCTTACAAGCAGGAGTTCATCGACTTCATGGTCGATTCCGACGTGCTCAAGTTCGGGGAGTTCACGCTCAAGAGCGGACGCAAGTCCCCGTTCTTCATGAACGCGGGCGCATACGTAACAGGCAATCAATTGCATAAACTTGGCCTCTACTATGCACAGGCCATTCACGATGCCTTCGGCCTGGACTTCGACATCGTCTTCGGCCCCGCCTACAAAGGTATCCCACTCTCGGTCGTAACCTGCATCGCTCTGCAGGAGCTCTACGACAAGGAAGCGCGCTACTGCTCCAACCGCAAGGAGGCCAAGGATCACGGCGATGCGGGAATCCTGCTCGGTGCCGAGCTACACGATGGCGATCGCGTGGTCATGGTCGAGGACGTAACGACCTCGGGCAAGTCGATTGATGAGACGTATCCCCTGCTCAAGAGCATTGCCGATGTCGAGGTCGTGGGACTCATGGTCTCGCTCAATCGCCAGGAGGTCGGCCCGAGCGGCACGATCTGCGCCATCGACGAGGTGAGCGAGAAGTACGGCTTTCCCACTGCCGCCATCGTGACGATGGGCGAGGTCATCGGCTACTTGCATAACCAGGAGCGCGGTGGCCGCGTGGTCATCGACGACGGCGTCAAGGCCGCCCTCGATGCCTACTACGAGCAATACGGCGCCCGCTAG
- a CDS encoding LL-diaminopimelate aminotransferase — protein sequence MATVNENYQKLPGSYLFSDIAHRTAEFSAAHPDIKLIKMGIGDVTRPLAPAVVEAMHAAVDDLAHVETFHGYGPEQGYDFLREAIVEHDFAARGVDIAADEIFVSDGAKSDCGNIGDIFAIDNRVAVCDPVYPVYVDTNAMAGRAGFYDETTEGWTDIVYMPTTAENDFCPALPETPVDLIYLCSPNNPTGTVLTYDQLKAWVDYANEHGSVILFDAAYERFIVEEGVPHSIFEVEGAKTCAIEFRSFSKTAGFTGARCGYTVVPKALERDGQNLNAMWNRRQTTKFNGASYVIQKGAAAIYTPEGKQQVMQTIAYYQQNARVIKNALEACGYEVYGAVNSPYVWCRTPGGISSWEFFDILLERCGVITTPGAGFGPAGEGYIRFTAFGDAEATKEAMRRIEDLSF from the coding sequence GTGGCCACAGTCAACGAGAATTATCAGAAACTCCCCGGTAGTTACCTCTTCAGCGACATCGCCCATCGTACGGCCGAGTTCTCCGCGGCCCATCCGGACATCAAGCTCATCAAAATGGGCATTGGTGACGTGACGCGTCCGCTCGCGCCCGCCGTTGTCGAGGCCATGCACGCCGCCGTTGACGATCTCGCCCATGTGGAGACCTTCCATGGCTACGGCCCCGAACAAGGCTATGATTTCCTGCGCGAGGCCATCGTCGAGCACGACTTCGCAGCCCGTGGTGTGGACATCGCCGCCGATGAGATCTTCGTCTCCGACGGCGCCAAGAGCGATTGCGGCAACATAGGCGACATCTTCGCCATCGACAATCGCGTCGCCGTATGCGATCCGGTCTATCCCGTCTACGTCGACACCAACGCCATGGCCGGCCGCGCAGGCTTCTACGACGAGACGACGGAGGGCTGGACGGACATCGTCTACATGCCCACGACCGCGGAAAACGACTTCTGTCCGGCGCTGCCCGAAACCCCGGTCGACCTCATCTACCTGTGCTCGCCCAACAATCCCACGGGCACCGTACTCACCTACGACCAACTCAAGGCCTGGGTCGATTACGCCAACGAGCACGGCTCCGTTATCCTCTTCGATGCCGCCTACGAGCGCTTCATCGTCGAGGAAGGCGTGCCCCACTCCATTTTCGAGGTCGAGGGTGCCAAGACCTGCGCCATCGAGTTCCGCTCGTTCTCCAAAACAGCCGGCTTCACGGGCGCACGCTGCGGCTACACCGTGGTGCCGAAGGCGCTCGAGCGCGATGGCCAGAACCTCAACGCCATGTGGAACCGCCGCCAGACGACCAAGTTCAACGGCGCGAGCTACGTCATCCAGAAAGGCGCGGCTGCTATTTACACGCCCGAGGGCAAGCAGCAAGTCATGCAAACGATTGCCTATTATCAGCAAAACGCTCGCGTCATCAAGAACGCACTCGAAGCCTGCGGATACGAAGTATACGGTGCCGTGAACAGCCCGTATGTGTGGTGTCGCACCCCTGGAGGCATCAGCTCGTGGGAGTTCTTCGATATCCTGCTCGAGCGTTGCGGCGTCATCACCACGCCGGGCGCAGGCTTCGGACCGGCTGGCGAGGGCTACATCCGTTTCACCGCCTTCGGCGATGCCGAGGCCACCAAGGAAGCCATGCGCCGCATCGAGGATCTCTCCTTCTGA
- a CDS encoding N-acetylmuramoyl-L-alanine amidase, with protein sequence MKKRIIYMVTVALVGACALTGCASGAKTPVASSATSAAPAMTGNKAAQAADVVGAQLERLDIVEDMRPAFDHGEKGREFQRYIVLHDTESEADAASIVEYWDQAGTGVAAHFIVNRDGSIVQCVPLDRIAHHAGFGDTGHNELYGVMDESRDDKVGTVPIGSDMADYGMNSYSVGIEMAHAAGQDYPEAQLAAVDALIAYIDGYYGFESRIIDHKAWRTGNSDTSPQFAEYLANYQAHGTHV encoded by the coding sequence ATGAAAAAACGCATCATATATATGGTCACTGTCGCGCTTGTGGGTGCTTGTGCGCTTACGGGCTGTGCGTCGGGGGCCAAGACACCCGTTGCGTCATCGGCAACGAGTGCCGCACCGGCGATGACTGGCAACAAGGCGGCGCAGGCAGCTGACGTTGTCGGGGCACAGCTCGAACGCTTGGATATCGTGGAGGACATGCGTCCTGCATTCGATCACGGCGAGAAGGGCCGGGAGTTCCAGCGCTACATCGTCTTGCACGACACCGAGAGCGAGGCCGATGCCGCGAGCATCGTGGAGTACTGGGACCAGGCCGGCACGGGCGTGGCGGCGCACTTCATCGTCAACCGCGATGGTAGCATCGTGCAGTGCGTGCCGCTTGATCGCATCGCGCATCATGCCGGTTTTGGCGATACCGGTCACAACGAGCTCTACGGCGTTATGGACGAGTCGCGCGACGATAAGGTGGGGACGGTCCCCATTGGCAGCGACATGGCCGATTACGGGATGAACTCGTATTCGGTTGGCATCGAGATGGCGCACGCGGCCGGGCAGGACTATCCCGAGGCGCAGCTCGCGGCCGTGGATGCGCTCATCGCGTACATCGACGGGTATTATGGCTTCGAGAGTCGCATCATCGACCACAAGGCTTGGCGCACGGGCAATTCGGACACGAGCCCGCAGTTTGCGGAGTACCTGGCCAACTACCAGGCCCATGGGACGCATGTGTAG
- a CDS encoding YgiQ family radical SAM protein, translating to MTSGFLPMTRADMRDRGWDELDFVYVSGDAYVDHPSFGAAIITRLLESHGYRIGIIAQPDWRDPSSVTVLGEPRLGFLVSAGNMDSMVNHYTVAKKRRRSDAYSPGGESGLRPDHACVVYGNLIRRTYKKTPIILGGIEASLRRLAHYDYWSDSLKRSVLLDSGADLISYGMGERSIVEIADALASGLSVHDLSFIDGTVYKARSLDHLPNDAIVLPSFEEIQQDSSKYAMSFAIQYENLDPFSAHILAEEYPHNVFVVQNPPSKPLSMPEMDAIYALPYARDAHPSYAQTGGVPALAEVKFSITSNRGCLGDCSFCSLNFHQGRIIQARSHESILDEARLMTEDPAFKGYIHDVGGPTANFRVPACNKQLKTGACVGKRCLSPEPCPSLRVTHEDYLALLRKLRALPDVKKVFIRSGLRFDYMMLDDDPSFLRELVEHHVSGQLRVAPEHASDAVLMTMGKPPISVFKRFATAFKRATKKAGLKQYLVAYLMSSHPGATLADAVELAEFVRDMGYNPEQVQDFYPTPSTISTCMYYTGLDPRTMEPVYVAKTPHEKAMQRALIQYRNPKNRKLVREALLKAGRNDLIGPGPKCLIRK from the coding sequence GTGACAAGTGGCTTTTTACCCATGACCCGCGCCGATATGCGCGATCGCGGTTGGGATGAGCTTGACTTCGTCTACGTGAGCGGCGACGCATACGTCGACCATCCTTCTTTCGGGGCCGCCATCATCACCCGCCTGCTCGAATCCCACGGCTATCGCATCGGCATCATCGCGCAGCCCGACTGGCGCGACCCATCCTCCGTTACCGTTCTGGGCGAGCCGCGGCTTGGCTTTCTCGTCTCGGCCGGCAACATGGACTCCATGGTCAACCACTACACGGTCGCCAAGAAGCGCCGCAGGTCAGACGCGTATTCGCCGGGTGGCGAGTCCGGCTTGCGTCCCGATCATGCCTGCGTTGTCTACGGCAATCTCATTCGCCGCACGTACAAGAAAACGCCCATCATCCTCGGTGGTATCGAGGCGAGCCTGCGCCGTCTCGCGCATTACGATTACTGGTCAGATAGCCTCAAACGCTCCGTCCTGCTCGATTCGGGAGCCGATCTCATCTCGTACGGCATGGGCGAGCGGTCCATTGTCGAGATAGCGGATGCCTTGGCCAGTGGTCTCTCGGTACATGACCTGAGCTTCATTGACGGTACCGTCTACAAAGCGCGCTCACTCGACCACCTTCCCAACGACGCAATCGTCTTGCCGAGTTTCGAGGAGATACAGCAGGACTCGAGCAAATATGCAATGAGTTTCGCGATACAGTACGAAAATCTCGATCCCTTCTCCGCGCACATTCTTGCCGAGGAATACCCGCACAATGTCTTTGTCGTGCAAAACCCACCGTCTAAGCCGCTCTCCATGCCCGAGATGGATGCCATCTACGCACTGCCCTATGCCCGTGACGCGCATCCCTCGTACGCGCAGACAGGCGGCGTACCCGCGCTTGCCGAAGTGAAGTTCTCGATCACGAGCAATCGTGGCTGTCTCGGCGACTGCTCCTTCTGCTCGCTCAACTTCCACCAGGGCCGCATCATCCAGGCCCGGAGCCACGAGTCCATCCTCGACGAGGCGCGCCTCATGACCGAAGACCCCGCCTTCAAGGGCTACATTCACGATGTCGGCGGCCCTACGGCGAACTTCCGCGTACCCGCCTGCAACAAGCAACTCAAAACCGGCGCCTGCGTGGGCAAGCGCTGCCTATCGCCCGAGCCGTGCCCCAGCCTGCGCGTCACGCACGAGGATTATCTTGCCCTGCTGCGCAAGCTCCGTGCGCTGCCCGATGTCAAGAAGGTCTTTATACGCAGTGGGTTGCGTTTCGATTACATGATGCTCGACGATGACCCGAGCTTCCTGCGCGAGCTCGTAGAGCACCATGTGAGCGGCCAGCTTCGCGTCGCACCCGAGCATGCGTCAGATGCAGTGCTCATGACCATGGGCAAACCGCCCATCAGCGTCTTCAAGCGATTTGCCACCGCATTCAAGCGGGCAACCAAGAAAGCCGGGCTCAAACAGTATCTGGTTGCCTATCTTATGTCGTCACATCCCGGCGCAACGCTCGCCGATGCCGTCGAGCTTGCCGAATTCGTACGTGACATGGGCTACAACCCCGAGCAGGTCCAAGATTTCTATCCCACGCCCTCGACGATTTCGACCTGCATGTACTACACGGGGCTCGACCCACGCACGATGGAGCCGGTCTACGTGGCAAAAACGCCGCACGAAAAGGCCATGCAACGCGCGCTCATCCAGTACCGCAACCCCAAGAACCGCAAGCTCGTGAGAGAGGCGCTTCTCAAGGCCGGACGCAACGACCTCATCGGCCCCGGACCCAAATGCCTCATCCGAAAGTGA
- a CDS encoding phosphatase PAP2 family protein yields MDFAILYGIQNVLGCPFLDALMPIVTACGDHGLIWIIAGILLLIFPKTRRWGITLLVTLAVTWAICEFGIKNLVARPRPFIADPSFVLLIAAPASFSFPSGHTLSSFLAATVITRAPIARGWKIAAWVMAVAIAFSRLYLFVHFPTDVLAGAIIGVLAALIGIAISNRIASGKSSGISS; encoded by the coding sequence ATGGACTTCGCCATACTCTACGGCATCCAAAACGTGCTCGGCTGCCCGTTTCTCGATGCACTCATGCCCATCGTCACCGCATGTGGCGATCATGGCCTGATTTGGATCATAGCGGGCATCTTGTTGCTTATCTTTCCCAAGACACGCCGTTGGGGCATCACGTTGCTCGTGACCCTTGCCGTCACCTGGGCCATCTGCGAGTTTGGCATCAAGAACCTCGTCGCCCGTCCCCGTCCCTTCATCGCTGACCCCAGCTTCGTGCTCCTCATCGCGGCTCCAGCCAGCTTCTCGTTTCCCTCGGGCCATACGCTCTCCTCGTTCCTCGCTGCCACCGTGATCACGCGCGCGCCTATCGCCCGCGGTTGGAAAATCGCCGCCTGGGTCATGGCGGTTGCCATTGCGTTCTCGCGTCTCTACCTCTTCGTACACTTCCCCACCGACGTACTCGCCGGCGCAATCATCGGCGTCCTCGCGGCTCTCATCGGCATCGCCATCAGCAACCGCATCGCTTCGGGTAAGTCGTCAGGAATCTCCAGCTAG
- the modD gene encoding ModD protein, which yields MYIADSYLEELISEDVPSVDLTTHVLGIGGHHGCIEYFTRDAGVLCGTEEAERIYHMLGAERVEIQPSGTQLAPGDVFMRVWGRAEVLHMGWKCCLNIFEYYSALATKTRAMVDAVHAENPRCEVLTTRKRMSGTKPLDTKATLVGGSFPHRLGLSETVLVFAQHVAFYEGGIDALIADIPELKARCCEKKFFVEADASDAVRFVEAGVDGIQLDKVPADKLAQLVRTLKGINPQVTVIAAGGVNMENARAYAASGVDGIATTCLHFAKPLDMSARMVADA from the coding sequence ATGTACATAGCCGATTCGTACCTCGAAGAGCTCATCAGCGAAGATGTCCCGAGTGTCGACCTAACCACGCACGTGCTGGGCATCGGCGGGCATCACGGCTGTATAGAATACTTCACGCGGGATGCGGGCGTGCTGTGCGGTACCGAGGAAGCCGAGCGCATCTATCACATGCTGGGTGCCGAGCGTGTCGAAATCCAGCCGTCGGGCACCCAACTTGCGCCCGGTGATGTCTTCATGCGCGTCTGGGGACGGGCAGAAGTCCTGCACATGGGTTGGAAGTGCTGCCTTAACATCTTCGAGTACTACAGCGCGCTGGCGACCAAGACGCGCGCCATGGTCGATGCAGTGCATGCGGAGAATCCCCGTTGCGAGGTGCTGACGACGCGCAAACGCATGTCGGGTACCAAGCCGCTCGACACGAAGGCAACGCTTGTGGGCGGCTCCTTCCCGCATCGCCTGGGGCTTTCCGAGACCGTGCTCGTATTTGCGCAGCATGTTGCGTTTTACGAGGGCGGCATCGATGCTCTCATCGCCGACATTCCTGAGCTCAAGGCGCGTTGTTGCGAGAAGAAGTTCTTCGTCGAAGCCGATGCGTCCGATGCGGTGCGCTTTGTCGAGGCGGGCGTTGACGGCATCCAGCTCGACAAGGTTCCCGCAGACAAACTCGCGCAGCTCGTGCGCACCCTCAAGGGCATCAATCCCCAGGTCACGGTTATCGCAGCTGGTGGCGTCAACATGGAGAACGCTCGCGCATATGCGGCGAGCGGCGTCGATGGCATTGCGACGACCTGCCTGCACTTCGCCAAGCCGCTTGATATGAGCGCCCGCATGGTGGCAGATGCCTGA
- a CDS encoding carbon starvation protein A, giving the protein MNAMLILLVSIVVLVLGYIFYGGWLAKQWGVKAERITPAHEYEDGRDYVPAPPYVVLGHHFSSIAGAGPINGPIQAAIFGWVPVLLWVLIGGIFIGAMHDFGALFASLRHKGQTLATVIQENVDGMAKKLFCIFAYLTLILVVAAFASIVASTFAVTPVPADAAKAATVEMTNLANTRTAMISMLFIVVAVIFGLATRGRKIPTAINVISAIVIIVLVVTLGFLFPVISLDNTTWMIIIGVYILLASVAPVWILLQPRDYLSSYLLYGMIVLALVGIVGSGIVGGSSDLSIPAFTGFTAAAGTSKVATSGFLFPALFITIACGAISGFHSLVASGTTSKQLDRESQAQPIAYGGMLLECLVAVISLCAVAFVFSGYMDGTYTSPTQVFAAGLSQMLGMIPGLAGATDIAYALLILAVSVFCLTSLDTATRLARYMFQELFTPQGVEIKDLTGWRRVVTNPWFATIVTVVLGVWLGMTGYQLVWPLFGAANQLLAALGLLAVCAWLGNAGRNNKMFYVPMAFMLIVTLTSLVMTLYAKCMALAGGAFDAATILQLLIALLLIILAVILAVKGLRTIFGAHKGGSGTSGGDSASADAKANPADEPFEHADLGFEDLNI; this is encoded by the coding sequence ATGAATGCAATGCTGATTCTGCTGGTCTCCATAGTGGTCTTGGTGCTGGGCTACATCTTCTATGGCGGATGGCTCGCCAAGCAATGGGGCGTCAAGGCCGAGCGCATCACGCCCGCTCACGAGTATGAGGATGGTCGCGACTACGTTCCCGCGCCGCCGTATGTCGTGCTTGGTCATCATTTCTCGTCGATTGCCGGTGCTGGTCCCATCAACGGCCCCATCCAGGCTGCCATCTTTGGCTGGGTGCCCGTGTTGCTGTGGGTACTCATCGGCGGCATCTTCATCGGCGCCATGCACGATTTCGGCGCGCTGTTCGCGTCGCTCCGGCACAAGGGCCAGACGCTTGCGACCGTCATCCAGGAAAACGTTGACGGCATGGCCAAGAAGCTCTTCTGCATTTTCGCCTACCTTACGCTCATCCTCGTGGTCGCTGCCTTTGCGTCCATCGTTGCCAGCACGTTTGCCGTCACTCCGGTTCCGGCCGACGCCGCCAAGGCTGCCACTGTCGAGATGACGAACCTCGCCAACACGCGCACCGCCATGATTTCGATGCTGTTCATCGTCGTCGCGGTCATCTTCGGTCTGGCCACGCGCGGGCGTAAAATTCCCACGGCCATCAACGTGATTTCGGCAATCGTCATCATCGTGCTTGTCGTCACGCTGGGCTTCCTCTTCCCGGTCATCTCGCTCGACAATACCACGTGGATGATCATCATTGGCGTTTACATCCTACTCGCCTCGGTCGCGCCCGTGTGGATCTTGCTGCAGCCGCGCGATTATCTCTCAAGCTACCTGCTTTACGGCATGATCGTGCTTGCACTCGTCGGCATCGTGGGATCGGGCATCGTGGGAGGCTCGAGCGATCTGTCGATTCCCGCGTTCACCGGCTTCACCGCCGCTGCCGGCACGTCGAAGGTTGCGACGAGCGGTTTCCTCTTCCCGGCACTGTTCATCACCATCGCCTGTGGCGCCATATCGGGCTTCCATAGCCTTGTGGCCTCGGGTACGACGTCCAAACAGCTCGATCGCGAGAGTCAAGCGCAACCTATTGCGTACGGTGGCATGCTGCTCGAGTGTCTGGTCGCCGTCATTTCGCTGTGCGCCGTGGCGTTCGTGTTCTCGGGGTACATGGATGGCACCTACACCTCGCCCACGCAGGTCTTCGCGGCGGGCCTTTCGCAGATGCTCGGCATGATTCCGGGGCTTGCCGGTGCCACCGACATCGCGTACGCGCTGCTCATCCTTGCCGTTTCGGTGTTTTGCCTGACCTCGCTCGACACGGCGACCCGCCTGGCGCGCTACATGTTCCAGGAGCTCTTTACGCCGCAGGGTGTCGAGATCAAGGACCTGACCGGATGGCGTCGCGTCGTGACCAATCCTTGGTTTGCGACGATTGTCACCGTCGTCTTGGGCGTGTGGCTCGGCATGACGGGCTACCAACTCGTATGGCCGCTGTTCGGCGCCGCAAACCAGCTTCTCGCCGCCTTGGGCCTGCTCGCCGTGTGCGCATGGCTCGGCAATGCGGGACGCAACAACAAGATGTTCTACGTGCCCATGGCGTTCATGCTCATCGTGACGCTGACTTCACTTGTCATGACGCTGTACGCCAAATGCATGGCGCTTGCGGGCGGTGCGTTTGACGCGGCGACCATTCTGCAGCTGCTCATAGCGCTGCTGCTCATCATCTTGGCGGTCATTCTGGCCGTGAAGGGGCTCAGGACGATCTTCGGCGCCCACAAGGGCGGATCGGGGACGTCGGGTGGTGACTCGGCGAGTGCGGACGCGAAGGCGAACCCGGCTGACGAGCCCTTCGAGCATGCTGACCTGGGATTTGAGGATTTAAATATATAG